A genome region from Bradyrhizobium commune includes the following:
- a CDS encoding isocitrate/isopropylmalate dehydrogenase family protein: protein MSANNAFHIAVLAGDGIGPEVMAPAVEVLRKIEAKSDLRFRFTEAPAGANNYLATGKSMPDSTIKLCEEADAILLGACGLPSVRYPDNTEIAPQIELRFIFDLYAGVRPARLIPGVPSPIVGADQRGIDLVVIRESTEGLFASMGKGVVTHEDARETMVITRKTSERLFEFSFRLAERRKARGKPGSLACVDKANVFKAFAFFRGIFDEIAKKHPEVKTDRLYVDACSAMLVKRPWDFDVMVMENMFGDIVSDITASLIGGLGMAPSADIGDKYAVFQPCHGTAPDIMGQGKANPTGMILSAAMMLDWLADKHGVESAAEAGERIERAVDRVYAGGLKPMELGGSNGTADIAKAVLGAL from the coding sequence ATGTCCGCAAACAACGCTTTCCACATCGCCGTGCTCGCCGGCGACGGCATCGGTCCCGAGGTCATGGCGCCGGCCGTCGAGGTCCTGCGCAAGATCGAGGCGAAGTCGGATCTGCGCTTCCGCTTCACCGAGGCGCCCGCTGGCGCCAACAATTATCTCGCCACCGGCAAATCGATGCCGGATTCGACGATCAAGCTCTGCGAGGAGGCGGACGCGATCCTGCTCGGGGCCTGCGGCCTGCCATCGGTGCGCTACCCCGACAACACCGAGATCGCGCCGCAGATCGAGTTGCGCTTCATCTTCGATCTCTATGCCGGCGTGCGCCCGGCGCGGCTGATCCCGGGCGTGCCGAGCCCGATCGTCGGCGCCGACCAGCGCGGCATCGATCTCGTCGTGATCCGCGAGTCCACCGAAGGCCTGTTCGCCTCGATGGGCAAGGGCGTCGTCACCCATGAGGATGCGCGCGAGACCATGGTGATCACGCGAAAAACCTCCGAGCGCCTGTTCGAGTTCTCGTTTCGCCTCGCCGAGCGGCGCAAGGCGCGCGGCAAGCCGGGCAGCCTCGCCTGTGTCGACAAGGCCAACGTGTTCAAGGCCTTTGCCTTCTTCCGCGGCATCTTCGACGAGATCGCGAAGAAGCATCCCGAGGTGAAGACCGACCGGCTCTATGTCGACGCCTGCTCGGCGATGCTGGTCAAGCGCCCCTGGGATTTCGACGTGATGGTGATGGAGAACATGTTCGGCGATATCGTCTCCGACATCACCGCGAGCCTGATCGGCGGCCTCGGCATGGCGCCGTCGGCCGACATCGGCGACAAATACGCCGTGTTCCAGCCCTGCCACGGCACCGCCCCCGATATCATGGGGCAGGGCAAGGCCAATCCCACCGGCATGATCCTGTCGGCGGCGATGATGCTGGACTGGCTCGCCGACAAGCACGGCGTCGAGAGCGCGGCGGAGGCCGGCGAAAGAATCGAGCGCGCGGTGGACCGGGTCTATGCCGGCGGCCTCAAGCCGATGGAGCTTGGCGGCAGCAACGGTACGGCGGATATTGCGAAGGCGGTGCTGGGGGCGTTGTAG